The nucleotide window gcatagcccccaacttgcagtcacatctagagagggggggggggtatgagagtgagggcagagagagaaggggcagagacagagagagagacagaaacgcagagagaggggcaagagggagaggagggtggggaggaggagaagaggaagggtaggtgatgggggaggagagagagagggggagagtgagggggagagagaggggttgctGAGAGGtaggggtgagggtgagagttggggagcagggagggggggagggagggcggaGGTAAGGAGGGGGtgtggtgagagggagggggggtgtggtggagaggaggaggtttaggggagggagggaggggggaggggatggaggggggaggggagggggaggggagagaggagggggcgggagaggaggaggagaggggagggagggggaggaggggggggggggggggggtggaggaaagggggggggggagggagagagaggggggagagggagaggtgatagggggagggagggggagaggaggagggagggggagagaggcggagggagagggagggaggaggagggagggagggagggggggggcgggggagagggggggagggagggggagggaggagagagtgaagggggtgggttgtgagggcggggggagggggtttaggggagggacggggggggggggggagggggagtggggaggggtggaggaggggggagagggaaagggggggagagaggagagagggggggaggaggggggagaggtgaggagggggggagaggaggaggagaggggtggggggggggagaggagtggggggggggggggagaagagaggaggggagagagagtgcctttttatttcaacccaaacaaccatttgcaggcagtgcttttttactttaaccatattttcattttcaaaccacattaagggtacttactcatagttgtgtggacatgtgttattcacagctcagagaaacgtgaccctctgccttcctccagcttgcagactaattgaggcacaccacttcctggttttatagtccctcccccctgctgccagcgggggcagcagagagaatggggaattttgtaaaatcattaatatctctgtcatatttcatcgacaggaaaaatcctcggcacacatacggcggaggggggctctgagcaaggtggccaaaaatgacggccataggtggcggcattctctcggaaatcgcagcacagatcgccaaaaccggttaagaacagagttttagtaatatagatagtcaTCACTTCTTGTCAGTCTAGCTTTTCAGTTCCCTTCttaaggactttatttcttggagtacaggaggatgaggggtgttcttatagaggtgtataagatcatgagaggaatagacagggtaaatgcacaccatcgtcaagtttgcggacgacacgactgtggttggacgtatctcaggaggagatgagacagcctacagggaggaagtccaaagtcTGGCAGCGTGTTGTTCAGACAACAacttcatcctaaacaccacaaaaacaaaggaaattatcatagacttccgtaagaacgtgcagcccccaaacccctattcatcaatggggactgtgtggaaagggtctcggacttcagattcctgggcacacaaattacggaggatctctcctggactacaaacaccaccacagcagtcaagaaggcccagcagcgactctactttctgaggatcctcaagaaaaacaacctggaggagaagctgctggtgtccttctacagctgctccatcgagagtgtgctggcgtactgtataaccacatggtatgccagctgctctgcagcggacaggagagcccttcaaagggtcatcaacaccgcacaaaaaatcattgGCTGtccactgccttccctgaaggacatcttcagctctcgctgccttggcagggcagccaacatcctgagggacccttcccaccctggacacaacctgttccacctgctgccctctggcagacggtacaggtctttcaaaactcgcacaaacagactcagagacagcttctaccccatagccatacgtgaacttaacaatgcaaaataagaaataacactcacattcaactgaatggttctacctcagctgctattgttatttatctgtcatttttattttttttatatgtatatatttttaccttttcttatatatttaaaattgctcttgtgaatcgcaccgtgggattgacttaaATTtctttgtaccatgtgcaatgacaataaagagaatcattcattcattcattcataaaacgGTTCTGATGAacggtcttcaacctgaaacgttagctCTGCTTCTTTTTCCATGGATGCTGTTGATCATGGACCTGTTGATCATTTCCATCTTTTTCTATtttagtttcagatttccaggaCAGGCACTTCACGTTTTTTGTGTGTTCAATTTAAGCATTTTTAAAATATGGCGCCCTGTTCCTTTAATACCAAAGCTTGATTTACGCGCTCATATTGTTGGAATAACGCACTCAAACATAATGTTGACAGCGTAGTCATGTatatgtctacttttgatttttgaATTGGGTGCTGGTTTTCAAGCTCACAACCCCTGTGTAAAAcgtatctgcagttttatttctgTTTTCATTATTTAATCCCATTAGGTACTTGGCAGGAGTGATGTTATTATCAGAGTCATCTGACAAAATAAGTTAATTCGACAATTATTTAATTCAACTTACTGTTGAATTATTTAATTCAAACCTGTTATGTTTTATTCATAAGAATGCTAAACAGAATTAACTTATTTCTTTCTGCAGTTTACAATGTAATTGCTAAACAGTCAGGTGATCGTGCTGTGCAATCTCCAACATTCCACACCTGCCTTGATCTGGCACAAGTCATTGAAATGATACATCAAAAGATGACCTGCCAGAAACAGCGGTATCTTTCTTTCCTACTCTCTCTGATTGttacatagaatgtagaacagtacagcacaggagcaggccctttggccctctatGCCCATGCCAAATGTGATGCCAATTTAAGCTGTCtgcgtgtgatccatatccctccattccctgtacatccatgtgcctctaaaagcctcttcacagacactgttgtatctgcccttgatacaatcagcacaggagcatctCAATGCTGTGTTTTTGTCCCCtggctctactcactctatacccatgacacaGTTGCAACGCCATCTTCAAattcaccactgttgtgggatgatttgtgggtaatgatgagtcagagtatagtaggtcgattctccagcatctgcagttccttcttaaacaacatataGTAGGTAGGTACATTGAAtgttgccagaacaacaaccttgctatCAACGTTGGCAGGACCAAGGAACTGAAAGCTGACTTTAAAAGAGGGAAGCTGaggatccatgcacctgtcttgagaggcccaggagccgttggtgagggaggagcgacctccaagcggtgagtgtaaaaacccagcgcggggcttgtttcaacagaggcccaggagccgttggtgagggaggagccaaaatctgcaacgttccattcgcagatcacacttcaaattaagtgggcttgaggaagccgctgattgatcgaatggactagaggaagcagctgattggtttGTATCCCaggtaaggctttgtattgtatccaggataagggggggaagaatgagggccagggcagtttactgttctggatgtcagatgtgggaggtcatggagtctgagtgccctccagacgtccacatctgcgccaggtgcgtcgagatggggctcctaagggactatgttaggaacctggagcagcagctcgatgacctctgtctgctcagggagagtgaggaggtcatagagagcagttatagggaggtggtcactccaagaccacgggaggcagacaactgggtcacagttaggaagggcaatgggcagtggcagggactagtgagtaccccggtgactgtacaccttgaaaataagtactcatgtttgagtaagggtgggggagacagcctacctgggggtaacgacagcggccgggcctctggcacaaagaccggtcctgttgctcagaagggtgaggaaaagaagaggaggacaaTAGTAATatgggactctatagtcagggggttggatagacgattctgtggacgcagacaggagacccggatggtagtttgcctccctggtaccagggtcagggatgtgtctgaacgtgtccaagatatcctgaaatgggaaggagaggagcctgaggtcgtggtgcatataggtaccaacgacataggtagaaaaagagaagcggttctgaaaggagaatttagggagttaggaagagagttaaggagaaggaccgcaaaggtaacaatctcaggattactgcctgtgccgcgcgacagtgagagtagcaatggtgcgaggtggaggataaatgagtggatgaaggactggtgcagtgggtatggattcaagtttctggatcattgggaactcttttggggaaggtgcgacctgtacagaaaggacgggttgcacttgaactcgagggggaccaatatcctggcggggagatttgcaaaggctactggggagactataaactagaacggttggggggagggactcaaatagggaaagctagcagtcagtgtgtgaggcaggaggcagagaagggtagcactctgacctaaaatgtaggggagaaagaagaaaaagacaataaacagagaataagagggggtgggttttttaaatgtgtatattttaatgctaggagcattgtaagaaaggtggatgaacttagagcctggattgacacctggaagtatgatgttgtggcgatcagtgaaacatggttgcaggggggctgtgattggaaactaaatagatgcgaaaggatttaaaaggactgATTTGGGACATTTtgctttatgggaaagatgtggaagagaaatggaggacatttaaaggtgaaattttaagagtacagaatctttatgtccctgttcggttgaaaggaaatagtaaaaattgcaaagagccatggttttcaagggaaattggacacttggtttggaaaaagagagaactacaataattataggcagcatggagtaaatgaggtgcttgaggagtataaagaatgtaaaaataatcttaagaaagaaattagaaagaaaaagctaaaagaagatatgaggtttctttcgcaaagtaaatccaaagggtttctacagatatattaatggcaaaaggataacgagggataaaattggtccattggagagccaaagtggacagctatctgcagagccaaaagagatgggggagatattgaacaatttattttcttcggtattcaccaaggagaaggatattgaattatgtgaggtaagggaaacaagtagagtagctatggaaactatgagattcaaagaagaggaagtactgacacttttgagaaatataaaagtggatgtctccaggtccggacaggatattccctaggacattgagggatgttagtgtagaaatagcaggggctatgacagaaatatttcaaatgtcatttgaaacgggaatagtgccggaggattggcgtactgcgcatgttgttccattgtttaaaaaggggtctaagagtaaacctagcaattatagacctgttagtttgacgtcagtggtgggcaaattaatggaaaggatacttagagataatatatataagcatctggataaacagaatctgattaggaacagtcaacatggatttgtgcctggaaggtcgtgtTTCACTAATCTTCttgaggccagtgactagtggggtgccacagggatctgtgttgggtccactgttgtttgtcatgtacatcaatgatctggatgatggtgtggtaaattagattagtaagtatgcagatgatacaaagataggtggtgttgtggataatgaagtagactttcaaagtctacagagagatttatgccagttagaagagtgggctgaaagatggccgatggagtttaatgctgataagtgtgaggtgctacatcttggcaggacaaatcaaaataggacgtacgtggtaaatggtagggaattgaggaatgcagttgaacagagggacctaggtataactgtgcacagttccctgaaggtggaatctcatgtagatagggtgggcaaagaaagcttttgtgctggcctttataaatcagagcattgagtatagaagttgggatgtaatgttaaaattatacaaggcattagtgaggccaattctggagtatggtgtacaattttggtcgcctaattataggaaggatgtcaacaaaatagagatagtacagaggagatttactagaatgttgcctgggtttcagcaactaagttacagagaaaggttgaacaagttaggtctttattctttggagcgcagaaggttaaggggggacttgatagaggtctttaaaatgatgagagggatagacagagttgacgtggataagcttttcccactgagagtagggaagattcaaacaagaggacatgacttgagaattaagggacagaagtttaggggtaacatgaggggggatttctttactcagagagtagtagctgtgtggaatgagcttccagtgaaggtggcggaggcaggttcgattttatcatttaaaaataaattggatagttatatggacgggaaaggaatggagggttatggtctgagtgcaggtagatggaactaggggagaatacgtgttcggcacggactagaagggccgagatggcctgtttccgtgctgtaattgttatatggttatatggtcttcaTCGATGGGTcggcggtggagagagtcaacttcTGGGCGTGCATGTCACTGCAAATCTGtcttgggcccagcacattgatgcaatcataagtcAAGCCCATCAACGccactacttcctcagaagatcaaGGAATGTTGGTATGTTGAGGAATACTCTCTTGAGCTTCGATAGGTAGAGAGTATCATGTCTGTTTGCACCCCAGCCTGGTTCAGTAACGTGAATGCCCAGGAACACAGGAGATTACAAAAAAGTGGTGGATGACACCTTTGATTTTTACTTGACTGGCTTCATTAAAGATGCAACGTCATACGTCTTTATCTGTTCCTCAATCAATGCAcgttagtgcagcggtagagttgctaccttacagcatcagagacccaggatcgatcctgactataggtgctgtctgtacagagtttatacattcttcctgtgactgcatgggttttccacaggtgctagagtttcctcccacactccaaggaagtacaggtttgtagattaattgacttcagtaaagattgtaaattgtccctagtgtgtcggatttTGCTTGtatatgggggtcgctggtcggtgtggactcggtggtctgaagggcctctgtatctctaaacaaaaactaaactaatctaaaccagaCATAGAATTTAGTCTACATCACAAACACAAGGATAAATGTaactgcattaaaaataaaagtgttgcaATAACAATTTATCCACACGATGGAGCACTATTCAAGTTTATACCATCTTTGGATCAGTTTGTTCTTGTATTTAATGGCAGAATTGAGTTACTATTTGCGGAATTATTTCTGTTCCATCATTTTAGCGGCGGTTCAAGATTCGCTCCAACCTCACCACAATTCCAGTCAAATTGTATCATATAAACCAATACAACAAAGAAAACGTTCAGGGGCTTTCAATACTTGCAGCcaaatatattaataaaatagAGAACAGGGTTGGCTACTTATTCTCCCCACACTTTCCTGAACACTTCCCAGATTCTGCCAGTCACCTACCCACACTGGCGGCAATTTAGAGTGGACACTAACCTGTCAACTGGCACATCGAGGGGATATAGATGGAAGCTGGAGCACCtttagaaaacccacacggtcactgggagaacatgcaaactcaacactGAAAGCACCCGAACTCAAGACCTGTTCTTGAGTCATGTTCTCTGAGCCTCGGTGAGACAGCTACTCCACTTATTGCAGCAGCCtttctgaagacgggtcctgacctaaaatgttctccagagatgctgcctgacccgctgagttactcaagcactttgtgtccttattcTTTGGCATGTCACAATAAAACAATGCATCGGATCATCAGCTTCTTAACTACCTTCATAGATCACCAACTGCTATTTCTATTCTGTATTATTGTG belongs to Leucoraja erinacea ecotype New England chromosome 1, Leri_hhj_1, whole genome shotgun sequence and includes:
- the LOC129701166 gene encoding uncharacterized protein LOC129701166 produces the protein MRARAVYCSGCQMWEVMESECPPDVHICARCVEMGLLRDYVRNLEQQLDDLCLLRESEEVIESSYREVVTPRPREADNWVTVRKGNGQWQGLVSTPVTVHLENKYSCLSKGGGDSLPGGNDSGRASGTKTGPVAQKGEEKKRRTIVIWDSIVRGLDRRFCGRRQETRMVVCLPGTRVRDVSERVQDILKWEGEEPEVVVHIGTNDIGRKREAVLKGEFRELGRELRRRTAKVTISGLLPVPRDSESSNGARWRINEWMKDWCSGYGFKFLDHWELFWGRCDLYRKDGLHLNSRGTNILAGRFAKATGETIN